The sequence CCGGCCACCTGGGAGGTGTTTGTGGAAAACGCTGCCCTCCCTCTGTTCGATGACTGCTCCAGAAATAGCCCTGCTTTATGGAAACTCGGCTGCTTGGCTTGGCGGTAACAGAGCTCTCAGCGGCCTCTGGGGGGCTTTTCGCTGCTCCCCAAGGCCGGAGAGGAGAGAGCCGGTGGCTGCACTGCTGCGAacgccagccccagggcagcaagCAGGCCAGGGATGGACCGGGGATCCTGAGGGCTGATCCCAGCTTCAATAGAGGCTCCCTCAGAGGCCCCTCAGGGTCATCTTTGGCCCATCTCCACATCTGTAACACAAGGGTAGCACTTGCCTGCCTTGTGGGGTGGGCACCAGCtttccctgctgtaactccagcTTCGTCAAGtcggggatttgagagcagccttcagctacctgaagggggttccaaagaggatggagctcggctgttctcagtggtggcagatgacagaacgaggagtaatggtctcaagttgcagtgggggaggtttaggttggatattaggaaaaactttttcactaggagggtggtgaaacactggaatgcgttacctagggaggtggtggaatctccttccttagaggtttttaaggtcaggcttgacaaagccctggctgggatgatttcgttggggttggccctgctttgagtagggggttagactagatgacctcctgaggtcccttccaaccctgatcgtctatgattctgtggtagGGCAGGAAGAGTCCAGTGATGCAATGTTCTGCACACTTCCATGACTAGTGCCAGCGTCCTCCCCGGGATTCAGTGGGGCTGTGTCTAACGCAGGCCAGgggagcacttgggaatttcactttctctctctctctctcctcacagcTGGACCCACAGGCCGTGCCGACCAAGAACTGGCACATGGAcgtcattgagatgaatggggtaGGTAATCCGAGGACCCATTCAACGCTCGTGCCTTAGGGCGACCTCTCTCGGGGCGAGGGTCAGGCACTGGCCATGTGCCTGCACTCGGGATCACGATGGCTTCCCCACTTTCATCCCCCGCTGGCTAGGAGGGCTGGGCTTCCCAGGCTGCTCTGGAAACGCCTGGCCAGGGCGTGTCGCTGCCCGCTTGCCCAGGGTCCGTCAGCTCCCTGCCCTCTCCTGGGCCAAGTCCCTGCCTGCAGCTGTGCCTCCCGCCCCTGTGACTGAGCCCTCCATGCTCCCTCAGATCAAGGTGGAGTTCTCCATGAAGTTCACGAGCCGGGACATGAGCCTGAAGAGGACCCCGTCCAAAAAGCAGACCGGCGTCTTCGGGGTGAAAATCAGCGTTGTGACCAAGTAAGTTCCTGGCATCAGGGGACAACCCCTGTGCAGCCCCAAGCTCGACGGCACTTCCCTACCCCTCGGCCCCAAAGGAGCAGGCTGCTGGGTCACCCGGGCTTGGGCCCTCCCTGGGTGTGCCGTCTCCACAACACGCCCCATCTGAGTGTTGGGCTTCCAGCCGGAGTCAGCATCATGCTGCCAAGCGGGTCCACGTCCCTCCCTGCCACTGCGTGTGCGAGGAAGCCCTGTGCATGGCCTGCACCCAGCGCTGCTCTCTGCTTGGACCGCAGGCTGTCCCATCCCTTCTCCCGGAGCAGAGCAGGTGCATCCCAGCTTCATTCCCGCTAGCCCACGGCTTTCAGCCTGGGATTGGGGGCAGGCCTTTTGCCTCCTCTGCTGCCCCTTCGGTCTGATTTGCCATTTCCCCTGAGCGACACCCAGCCCTGCCAGAGCAGCGGGTGCCGCTTCCACCGCCCACCCCATGTGCATGGCCCTGTGGCTGTTTGAAGCGCAGGATGCAGCGGGCCCAGGGCCTGGGTGTCTCACTCCGCTGCTCTGGTTCCCCACCCCAGGCGGGAGCGCTCCAAGGTGCCGTACATCGTGCGGCAGTGCGtcgaggaggtggagaagagaggCATCGAGGAGGTCGGCATCTACCGGATCTCGGGGGTCGCCACAGACATCCAGGCGCTGAAGGCAGCCTTCGATGCAAGTGAGTGACAGGGAAatggctccccactcccatccccacgACTGCTAGCAGCGCTTTCCTGGGGGGGCGGCTGAAATCACGCACACGCACCTCTCGCTAAGCTGGGCGAGGTGGGGCACAGGTTGGCTGTGGAAAGAGAAGAGCTGGTTGCTCCTGCACCACTGCTTGGAGTCCACAGGCTAAAcatgtccatccagcccagcagtCCCTCTGCTTGGAGGCCGCAGATCCCTGGGGTAAGCGGCTAGTGAGTCCTGAGACCAGAGCCCTTCTGGGAAGGGGAGCACGTCGGCCGAGCCCTGCAGAGCCTGTCTGTGCCAGCTCCCCTCTGCTGCACGTTTCTTGAATCCCACCGGCCTGAAAACCAGGGACTTGCTGGATAATGTGATTTTAATGTGCCGCGTGGTCTCCATGTTGGAGCCGGAACAAGGCTAATGGTGGGATTGCCCTTCCATGCGAGGCAGCTGTGGGGAAATGGtcccagatcatagaatatcagggttggaagggacctcaagaggtcatctagtccaaccccctgctcaaagcaggaccaatccccaatttttgccccatatccctaaatggccccctcaaggattgaactcacaaccctgggtttagcaggccaaagctcaaatcactgagctatccttcctcCGGATGGAGCTCGCCACAGACACCGGGCAGAACTGCAAAACATAAGCACCTGGCTGCTCCGTCCCAGCCCAGCTCTTGCCCTGGGCTCTCCTTCCAATCAGCGTCCCTGCTGAGCTGCTCTCAAGGAAGCACGGAGCCAGGAGAGCCTCCCAAGAGGCTGGCAAGTTCTTCTCTGTTCAGCTTTGTCTGAGAACCAGCTGCAAAGTAGAGCTGGCTATTCCCCTGTCCGGACACTGCCAGGACCTCCCTGTCCCTCCCTGGCCCAGCACCACCATGGCTGATGCTCACTGGCAGCAGAATTAAAGATCACAACCCTGTTCTGGCCCCTTCGCTCTCCACCAGTAGGAGATGTGGTGCAGAACCAAACAAGGCAAGAACACTCACTGCTGTTTCTCTGGAGTCCCTTCCTCCgcagctgcctctgggctggagcacagcagctctCTGGCAGCGCACAGGAGCACTGTGCAGCAGGTTGGGGCAGGAAATGGGAGAAGGATAATTCTTGGCACTtgtgtgcagagccccccagtGCTCAGCCAGTGAGGTGAGTACCAATTCACAGCTGGAGAGAGGGGGCGTGGCAAGGCCCCAGGCTGCCTCAGTGCTGTGCACTAGCCACTGGGCTGCATTACCTCCTGAGAGCTGTGCGTCTGGCCAGAGCCTTGAGTGCCAGAGCTTAGTGCCCTGGGGGAGCAGGTGAGGACTAAGGAGCCTCCTCACTGTGCTGGGCTGGGCCAGCATCCTGATGGTCTGGgggggtcatagaatatcagggttggaagggacctcaggaggtcatctagtccaaccccctgctcaaagcaggaccaatccccaatttttgccccgatccctaaatggccctctcaaggattgaactcacaaccctgggtttagcaggccagagctcaaaccattgagctgtTTCCCCCTGGCAGATAACAAGGACGTCCTGGTAATGCTGAGCGACATGGACATCAACGCCATCGCGGGCACCCTGAAGCTGTACTTCCGAGAGCTCCCCGAGCCCCTCCTCACAGACCGGCTGTACCCCGCTTTCATGGAGGGGATAGGTAAGGCTCTTGCCTGGGCCTGCAGCTCCAGACccaggccgggggtgggggctttGCAGCAGGATGGAAGCAGCCCAAACCCCAGCACGCTGCTGGGGAGTCAGACGCGTGCTGCCCCGGGCCATGCAGGGAGGCCTGGCTGGATCCTCTGCCTCTGCTCCACAGCCTGCTCGGGCAGAGGGGGGCTGGTTCCTACTGAGATGCCAGGGGTCAAACCAGGGTCCAACACCAGCTGCCCCTGAGGAAGGCACCAGTCCCCTGCAGTGGGTGGTTGTGGGACTGGCTTCCCCGGGGGCCGGCTGCTAGTtgagggagggctcctgccttgAGGTGAGAGGTTTAGAGTCATTCCAGTGACCCCACCACACCCCCAGGCTGGGGTCTCCCAGCCAGACTCAACTGGGGCTCGTGGGCTCCGGGAAGCCTCCGGGCCGCTCAGTGCTCACAGGGTCCTCCCAGCCCGGGCTGAGCTGTGTGCACTCGCTGGGCTCTCTCCTTGTCTCCAGCACTCTCGGATCCTGCCGCCAAGGAGAACTGCATGATGCACCTTCTCCGGTCGCTGCCCGATCCCAACCTCATCACTTTCCTCTTCCTGCTGGAACACTTGAAAAGGTAACGCTGGGGCCGCCATCCCTGGTGGGGGACGCTTGGGATGGGACAGAGAATGTGCTTGGGCTCTTCTCCCCCCAGGAATGGGGAGGCCTGTCACTGGGCTGGCCGCCCGCTggctgccttgtgcaggaggccGTCGTGCTAGGACAGAATCCACGAGCGGCTAGGCTTTCTGCAGtgctcagagccctgggctgggcccaGCAGCCCTAGTGACGCCCCAGGGGAGCGCAGCACCGGGGAGGATGCTCACGTGATGGGGCTGCTCGCACCTGGGCActgagccctggctctgcagcgaagacccccccacccccagaggggGGCTGTTCTCCAAGAGCTGGGCtagctgctctgtgctgctcAACACAGCGCTCGCTAGGCTGTCGGCTCTGGGCGTGTCTCTCTCCTGTCACTGTGCAGAGCATTTGCTGGAGCTGGGTCTTTGGCAGCTCTTGGTGATCTCTGTGGCAGTCCCCCCACAGAGCTTTCTGGCAGCCCTGTAATGTGGCTGTTAGTGTCTGTGCTTGGCAGGGGTTTTAATGGCTCCGCTCAGGGAGAAAAGTTCCCCGCTTGCCTGGCCCCTTCTAGCCCCCTTACAGCAGCGCTGTGGGCAAGGCACTGATCCGTCCCGGGCAGTTCTTGGGCCTTCCTTGCTCCGAGATGGGCTCTGGAGTCCCTTGTGCCGCTCCTGCTGCCGTGTCTGAGGTGCGCCGAAGCGGGGCGGCGGGAGGAGGGCAGCAGCTAGTGCCCTGGCAGGGGCAGTTGTGGGTACGGCTCTGCGTGCTCTATGAGCTCCTCTGCCAAGGCCATGGGATTGCTCACGGCGCTGCCTCCAGGCACAGGGCTGGCCGGAAGGGGGAATTTGGACACGGGCTTGAGGTCTCATGTTACTTGCGTCAGGAGGCATTTTTCTCTCTGGTTTGTTTAAGATCACACAGGGAACAgagtgagctgggggagggggcaggcagcgaGCAAAGgagcctgctgggagaggctggttgGTTTCCATCCTGAGAACTTGGCCCAGCGGGTCCCTGGACTGCACTCAGCGTGTGCTGGAGGAGCACAGCTGCCTCCTAAGACAGCGATGTTGTGATGCCAGTTTCCCAGGCGCCGGAGGGCTTTGCAGAACATCGGGGGGAGAGGTGCTGGGGAGTCCTGGGCAGCTTCGAACGCCACCCCAGACCTTTCACAGGGCACAGGCACATCGTACCGCCCCAGACAGCGGCACAGGGCTGGCAGCGCAACCCCTGGCAGCTGCTGATCCATCGAattgggttctgtccccagcggAGGGAGACAGAGCCCTGCAGTGCACCGGGCCTGTGTCCCACAGACAGTGAGGCTGGGGAGATGCTGTGGCCGGCAGTGCTCTGCCTGAGGGGCCAGGGGCCTGAACAGAGGGGGCGGGTTGGACGGGGCTGAGAGAGCGGCTCAGCcttgctgctcccctcccctgtgtTGTCTGGGGGAGCGCGAGTGGCTCtgggagccccccacccagccaggtGGCCTGCGAGGGCAGCTCTGGGGTGGCTCCAGATCCACCTCCGCAGTGGActgacttcccccctcccctcacgcAGGGTTGCCGAAAAGGAGCCCGTCAACAAAATGTCCCTCCACAACCTGGCCACGGTCTTTGGCCCAACACTGCTGAGACCCTCCGAGGTGGAGAGCAAAGGACACCTCACCTTGGCCTCCGACATCTGGTCCCATGACGTTATGGCACAGGTATGGGGGCCGAGCGCTGCTCTGGCTCCATCCAGCTGGAGAAGCAGTGCCCCTGCTGGGCTGTGCGTGTTGTCCCCTCGCTGAGCTGCGGCTCACACCTGTACAGGGTGTCCCCCCGCGTGTGGGAGCCGAGCTGCAGCCCCTCTCCTAGCTCATGCACAGCCGGGCAGGGGGTACACCAGCAGGGCTGGCCTCAGCACCATTATACCTGCCGTGTTGAACCTGGCTGTCCCCACAGGGTGGTTAACCCTGAACGTTTCTGGTCACCCAGCCTCCCTCATGCATCAGTCTGTGCTCTCCATGCATGCCTCGGCAAGGCAACCTGGCGTCCTGCCCAGCTGGGAAACAGCAGACGCCACCCT comes from Caretta caretta isolate rCarCar2 chromosome 17, rCarCar1.hap1, whole genome shotgun sequence and encodes:
- the ABR gene encoding active breakpoint cluster region-related protein isoform X5: MTEVLVQPDCKLSSVCEHLDHCCLERLEEPRSKRPSNTGAKLWGRVRSKLLRQKLDPQAVPTKNWHMDVIEMNGIKVEFSMKFTSRDMSLKRTPSKKQTGVFGVKISVVTKRERSKVPYIVRQCVEEVEKRGIEEVGIYRISGVATDIQALKAAFDANNKDVLVMLSDMDINAIAGTLKLYFRELPEPLLTDRLYPAFMEGIALSDPAAKENCMMHLLRSLPDPNLITFLFLLEHLKRVAEKEPVNKMSLHNLATVFGPTLLRPSEVESKGHLTLASDIWSHDVMAQVQVLLYYLQHPPISFAELKRNTLYFSTDV